In Streptomyces nojiriensis, one genomic interval encodes:
- a CDS encoding glycosyltransferase: MQSIQPAARRPEPGAGPVAVLVVTWNSAGVLPEFLASLPAGMAGLDWRLVVADNDSADGTVELIRSLAPDATVVQTGRNAGYAAGVNAALAAAAAWEGGFRAALVCNPDVRMGQGCAKVLVDALGTDAPGGGRVGISVPLLYEEDGRTLLLSLRRESQVTRALGEAVLGNRRAGRFPRWSEMVTDPSAYERATVADWATGALMALSGECLEACGDWDESFFLYSEETEYCLRARDLGFVTRLEPAATATHLGGDSQVSPRLWTLLTLNRVRLYGRRNGAAATAAFRAAVLLRETSRAVLGRPASLAAAKALVSPSALRATPGP, encoded by the coding sequence ATGCAGTCCATCCAGCCAGCCGCCCGCCGACCGGAGCCGGGTGCCGGCCCGGTAGCGGTCCTCGTCGTCACCTGGAACAGTGCCGGGGTGCTCCCGGAGTTCCTCGCCTCGCTGCCCGCGGGCATGGCCGGGCTCGACTGGCGCCTGGTCGTCGCCGACAACGACTCGGCCGACGGCACCGTGGAGCTGATCCGCTCCCTGGCGCCGGACGCGACGGTCGTCCAGACCGGCCGCAACGCCGGCTACGCGGCCGGGGTGAACGCCGCCCTCGCGGCCGCGGCCGCGTGGGAGGGCGGCTTCCGGGCGGCCCTGGTGTGCAATCCGGACGTCCGGATGGGGCAGGGCTGCGCCAAGGTCCTCGTGGACGCGCTGGGCACCGATGCGCCCGGCGGCGGCCGGGTCGGGATCAGCGTCCCCCTGCTGTACGAGGAGGACGGCCGTACGCTGCTGCTCTCGCTGCGCCGCGAGTCGCAGGTGACCCGGGCGCTCGGCGAGGCGGTACTGGGCAATCGGCGGGCCGGGCGGTTCCCGCGCTGGAGCGAGATGGTCACCGATCCGTCCGCGTACGAGCGGGCGACGGTCGCGGACTGGGCGACGGGGGCGCTGATGGCTCTGTCCGGGGAGTGTCTGGAGGCGTGCGGGGACTGGGACGAGTCCTTCTTCCTGTACTCGGAGGAGACCGAGTACTGCCTGCGGGCCCGGGACCTGGGCTTCGTCACCCGGCTGGAGCCCGCGGCCACGGCCACCCATCTGGGCGGGGACTCGCAGGTGTCGCCCCGGTTGTGGACCCTGCTGACGCTCAACCGGGTCCGGCTCTACGGGCGCCGGAACGGGGCGGCGGCGACCGCCGCGTTCCGGGCGGCCGTGCTGCTGCGGGAGACCTCCCGCGCGGTGCTCGGCCGGCCCGCGAGCCTGGCGGCCGCGAAGGCCCTGGTCAGCCCGTCGGCGCTGCGGGCCACGCCCGGGCCGTGA
- a CDS encoding O-antigen ligase family protein, translating into MSIGEILAVLRRRWYVMVPLTLISLLAGAHLYRSVPVAYQSQSSVALLDSTAVAELAPAFGNPISNAGGSLVVTADVLIRTLSGTDAARDLQGIGVTDPYTVGFAANTSGPMLTLTVTGTDRENVLEETNKLTAFAGETLNALQAAAKVKPAYMVQTAPVVLPQTPVPQMKSRYQQVLGVVIVGTTSAFAFSFLTDSLLAALRRRRAAGAAPARGRGRRKPWGRQLDATALLSCYLALAFFIPSNLTLPGMGGVGTPANVFALLCLFWYLAAWITGRIRPAPGTRLPRVVMCLLAFSVLGSYLANAMRGSSHKEILAADRGLIGLLVWVSLVVLVSAGIQDRERLDVLLRRAVVMGAVVAAIGFYDFFTATNIADSISIPGLQSSVAQITTLDRGSFTRPRSTTAQPLEFGGMLAILLPFAVQQAFDPVRRHLRAWRRWGPVVLMGGALPLTVSRTSIIGALIVILVMVLRWKPERRWAAIGLLMGSVACFKVIIPGLIGTITALFASFVTNSDSSTQARTVKYSAIVPYLTERPLFGRGFGTFLPELFFFTDNQYMLTLAEMGLVGLIALLVLLFTGIHQGGAIRRLARTESDRELGQAFFASALVSLVIAATFDALSFPMFAGVFFLTIAAGGSYLGFIRRTAPEPATVESPCSPSSQPPADRSRVPAR; encoded by the coding sequence ATGAGCATCGGTGAGATCCTCGCGGTGCTCCGGCGCCGCTGGTACGTGATGGTGCCGCTGACGCTCATCAGTCTGCTCGCGGGCGCCCACCTGTACCGTTCGGTGCCGGTGGCCTACCAGTCGCAGAGCTCGGTGGCGCTGCTCGACTCGACGGCGGTGGCCGAACTGGCCCCCGCCTTCGGCAATCCCATCTCGAACGCCGGCGGTTCGCTGGTGGTCACCGCGGACGTGCTGATCCGGACGCTGTCGGGGACGGACGCGGCGCGGGACCTGCAGGGCATCGGGGTGACCGATCCCTACACGGTCGGGTTCGCCGCGAACACCTCGGGTCCGATGCTCACGCTGACCGTCACGGGGACCGACCGGGAGAACGTGCTGGAGGAGACCAACAAGCTGACCGCGTTCGCCGGGGAGACGCTCAACGCGCTCCAGGCGGCGGCCAAGGTCAAGCCGGCGTACATGGTGCAGACGGCCCCCGTGGTGCTGCCGCAGACCCCGGTGCCGCAGATGAAGAGCCGCTACCAGCAGGTGCTGGGCGTCGTCATCGTGGGCACCACGTCCGCCTTCGCCTTCTCCTTCCTCACGGACAGCCTGCTGGCGGCGCTGCGGCGCAGGCGGGCGGCCGGGGCCGCCCCGGCCCGGGGGCGCGGGCGCCGCAAGCCGTGGGGGCGGCAGCTGGACGCGACGGCCCTGCTGAGCTGCTATCTGGCGCTGGCCTTCTTCATCCCCTCGAACCTGACCCTGCCCGGTATGGGCGGCGTGGGCACCCCGGCCAACGTGTTCGCGCTGCTGTGCCTGTTCTGGTACCTGGCGGCCTGGATCACCGGCCGGATCCGGCCCGCCCCCGGTACCCGGCTGCCGCGGGTGGTGATGTGCCTGCTGGCCTTCTCGGTGCTGGGCTCGTACCTCGCGAACGCGATGCGCGGCAGCTCGCACAAGGAGATCCTGGCCGCGGACCGCGGGCTGATCGGGCTGCTCGTCTGGGTGTCCCTGGTGGTGCTGGTCTCCGCGGGGATCCAGGACCGTGAGCGCCTGGACGTGCTGCTGCGCCGGGCCGTGGTGATGGGGGCGGTGGTGGCCGCCATCGGCTTCTACGACTTCTTCACCGCGACGAACATCGCCGACAGCATCAGCATCCCGGGCCTGCAGTCCAGCGTCGCCCAGATCACGACCCTGGACCGGGGTTCCTTCACCCGGCCGCGGTCCACCACGGCACAGCCCCTGGAGTTCGGCGGGATGCTGGCCATCCTGCTGCCCTTCGCGGTGCAGCAGGCCTTCGATCCGGTACGCCGGCACCTGCGCGCCTGGCGGCGCTGGGGGCCCGTGGTGCTGATGGGCGGCGCGCTGCCGCTGACGGTGTCGCGGACCTCCATCATCGGGGCGCTCATCGTGATCCTCGTGATGGTGCTGCGCTGGAAGCCGGAGCGGCGGTGGGCGGCGATCGGTCTGCTGATGGGCTCGGTGGCCTGCTTCAAGGTGATCATCCCGGGGCTGATCGGCACCATCACGGCGCTCTTCGCCTCGTTCGTGACGAACTCCGACAGCAGCACCCAGGCCCGTACCGTCAAGTACAGCGCGATCGTCCCCTACCTCACCGAACGGCCGCTGTTCGGACGGGGCTTCGGGACCTTCCTGCCCGAACTGTTCTTCTTCACCGACAACCAGTACATGCTCACCCTGGCGGAGATGGGCCTCGTGGGGCTGATCGCGCTCCTGGTCCTGCTGTTCACCGGAATCCACCAGGGCGGTGCCATCCGCAGGCTGGCCCGCACCGAGTCCGACCGGGAACTGGGGCAGGCGTTCTTCGCGTCCGCGCTGGTCTCCCTCGTCATCGCCGCCACTTTCGACGCCCTCAGCTTCCCGATGTTCGCCGGGGTGTTCTTCCTGACGATCGCCGCCGGAGGCAGCTACCTCGGGTTCATCCGGCGTACGGCGCCGGAGCCCGCAACCGTGGAGTCCCCATGCAGTCCATCCAGCCAGCCGCCCGCCGACCGGAGCCGGGTGCCGGCCCGGTAG
- a CDS encoding DUF4082 domain-containing protein → MNRRTRLLRYGLFTVIAALMATVLPPAVVAGAVDPCGPTTNAIVCENSKPGTPMEDWFAPSAYGDIKGFPAQTSVQAGETVQFKIQSPTAYKVSVYRLGHYGGTGARLMSTAAQAAQTYPANFVPGGNPAACAKKAATGLVDCGNWPVTATWTVPADAVSGLYVVNFDQADGNGVMPYPFVVRNDSGHSDIVVQTSDQTWQAYNNYGGQDLYDGGGPAPDGRAYEVSYNRPMDIGGDNGIYGSEFQMVAWLERNGYDVSYMSGIDMSVRGGTLLQNHKVFLSSGHDEYWTQEQFTNALNARRAGVHQTYFSGNEVFWKTRLAPSIDGANTANRTLVSYKETKLSFPQPNGIPDPSGIWTGTFMDPASAANGRPFQPQNQLTGSMFSVNGYRSDAITVPGTFAKQRLWRNTTVANLTPSQTATFPTGTLGYEWDSDVENASRPAGQITMSSTTVDIEDGKLLKDYGNTYGNGTATHSLVAFRDQTSHALVFGAGTVQWSWGLTNMPTGNPDDAVITADKRMQQATVNVFADMGVQPRSLQSDLVASTASTDAVGPAVTVTSPAANATVPALRPVTITGTAADTGGGVVARVEVSTDGGTTWKATTGLGSWSYKWTPTTPGTAQIKVRAVDDSVNIGATTTVPLTVGPQQCPCTVWPAAAVPGTVNAGDGSAVELGVKIRSSVAGSITGVRFYKSPANTGTHTGSLWSSTGQRLATGTFTNETASGWQQLNFATPVPVKANTTYVASYFAPHGGYSFDNTFAAGDAGLAPLTALKSGTDGGNGVYRYSGTGGFPSTASSGSNYWVDAVLDTSTASTTPPTVTTTSPQSAATGTQITAAVSATFSNAIDADSLVFSVKDSGGAAVPGTKVLGASNSATFTPSSELALNSTYTASVQAADLWGNTMAAPVTWNFTTSASPPTVNCPCTLWTAATTPTTANVGDDANSVELGTRFQSAVNGYVTGVTFYKGPGNTGTHTGSLWSASGTLLATGTFGSETVSGWQQLQFATPVQITAGTTYVASYHAPNGNYSVDGGYFAGAHRSYPLVAPADTAGSANGLYRYGAATAFPTNTFGSVNYWVGPIFTTTAPAAAQSGLSTEVSGQ, encoded by the coding sequence ATGAACAGACGGACAAGGTTGCTCCGTTACGGTCTCTTCACCGTGATCGCGGCCTTGATGGCCACGGTCCTGCCACCGGCGGTGGTGGCCGGTGCGGTCGATCCCTGCGGTCCCACCACGAACGCGATCGTGTGCGAGAACTCCAAGCCCGGCACGCCGATGGAGGACTGGTTCGCACCCAGCGCGTACGGCGACATCAAGGGTTTCCCGGCCCAGACGAGCGTCCAGGCCGGCGAGACCGTGCAGTTCAAGATCCAGTCGCCGACCGCGTACAAGGTCTCGGTCTACCGCCTCGGCCACTACGGGGGCACCGGCGCGCGCCTGATGTCGACCGCGGCCCAGGCGGCCCAGACGTACCCGGCGAACTTCGTGCCGGGCGGTAACCCGGCGGCCTGCGCCAAGAAGGCCGCCACCGGCCTGGTCGACTGCGGGAACTGGCCCGTCACCGCGACGTGGACCGTGCCGGCCGACGCCGTGTCCGGGCTCTACGTCGTCAACTTCGACCAGGCGGACGGCAACGGTGTGATGCCGTACCCGTTCGTCGTCCGCAACGACTCCGGCCACTCCGACATCGTCGTGCAGACCAGCGACCAGACCTGGCAGGCGTACAACAACTACGGCGGCCAGGACCTGTACGACGGCGGCGGCCCCGCCCCGGACGGGCGGGCGTACGAGGTCAGCTACAACCGGCCCATGGACATCGGCGGGGACAACGGGATCTACGGGTCCGAGTTCCAGATGGTCGCCTGGCTGGAGCGCAACGGCTACGACGTGAGCTACATGTCCGGGATCGACATGTCGGTGCGCGGCGGGACCCTGCTGCAGAACCACAAGGTCTTCCTGTCCTCCGGGCACGACGAGTACTGGACCCAGGAGCAGTTCACCAACGCGCTGAACGCGCGCCGGGCCGGGGTCCACCAGACGTACTTCAGCGGCAACGAGGTCTTCTGGAAGACCCGCCTGGCGCCGAGCATCGACGGTGCCAACACCGCCAACCGGACCCTGGTCTCGTACAAGGAGACCAAGCTGTCCTTCCCCCAGCCGAACGGCATCCCCGACCCGAGCGGGATCTGGACGGGCACCTTCATGGACCCGGCCAGCGCCGCGAACGGCCGGCCCTTCCAGCCGCAGAACCAGCTGACCGGCTCGATGTTCAGCGTCAACGGCTACCGCAGCGACGCGATCACGGTGCCCGGCACCTTCGCCAAGCAGCGGCTGTGGCGCAACACCACGGTCGCGAACCTCACCCCCTCGCAGACCGCCACGTTCCCCACCGGCACGCTCGGCTACGAGTGGGACAGCGACGTGGAGAACGCCAGCCGCCCGGCCGGGCAGATCACGATGTCCTCCACCACGGTGGACATCGAGGACGGCAAGCTCCTCAAGGACTACGGCAACACCTACGGCAACGGCACCGCCACGCACAGCCTGGTCGCCTTCCGCGACCAGACCTCGCACGCGCTGGTGTTCGGCGCGGGCACGGTGCAGTGGTCCTGGGGCCTGACCAACATGCCCACGGGCAACCCGGACGACGCCGTGATCACCGCGGACAAGCGGATGCAGCAGGCCACGGTGAACGTCTTCGCCGACATGGGCGTCCAGCCCAGGTCCCTGCAGAGCGACCTGGTCGCCTCCACCGCCTCCACGGACGCCGTGGGCCCGGCCGTGACCGTGACCAGCCCGGCGGCGAACGCCACCGTGCCGGCGCTGCGGCCGGTGACCATCACGGGCACGGCCGCCGACACCGGCGGCGGCGTGGTCGCCCGGGTGGAGGTGTCCACCGACGGCGGCACGACCTGGAAGGCCACCACGGGCCTCGGGTCCTGGAGCTACAAGTGGACCCCGACCACTCCGGGCACCGCCCAGATCAAGGTGCGCGCGGTGGACGACAGCGTCAACATCGGCGCCACCACCACGGTGCCGCTGACGGTGGGGCCCCAGCAGTGCCCCTGCACCGTGTGGCCCGCCGCGGCCGTGCCGGGCACCGTCAACGCCGGTGACGGCAGCGCCGTCGAGCTCGGCGTGAAGATCCGTTCCTCGGTGGCCGGTTCGATCACCGGCGTCCGCTTCTACAAGTCCCCCGCCAACACCGGTACCCACACCGGCAGCCTCTGGAGCAGCACCGGCCAGCGCCTGGCCACCGGTACCTTCACCAACGAGACGGCCTCCGGCTGGCAGCAGCTGAACTTCGCCACGCCGGTCCCGGTCAAGGCCAACACCACGTACGTCGCCTCCTACTTCGCCCCGCACGGCGGCTACTCCTTCGACAACACCTTCGCTGCGGGCGACGCGGGCCTGGCCCCGCTCACCGCGCTGAAGAGCGGCACCGACGGCGGCAACGGCGTCTACCGCTACAGCGGCACGGGCGGGTTCCCGTCCACCGCCTCGTCCGGCAGCAACTACTGGGTGGACGCGGTCCTGGACACCTCCACCGCGAGCACGACCCCGCCCACCGTCACCACGACCTCGCCGCAGTCCGCGGCGACCGGCACCCAGATCACGGCGGCGGTGTCGGCCACCTTCAGCAACGCCATCGACGCGGACAGCCTGGTGTTCTCCGTGAAGGACTCCGGCGGCGCTGCCGTCCCGGGCACCAAGGTGCTGGGCGCGTCGAACAGCGCGACCTTCACCCCGTCCTCGGAACTGGCCCTGAACTCCACCTACACGGCGTCCGTCCAGGCCGCCGACCTGTGGGGCAACACGATGGCCGCGCCGGTCACGTGGAACTTCACCACGAGCGCGAGCCCGCCGACCGTGAACTGCCCCTGCACCCTGTGGACCGCCGCCACGACGCCGACCACCGCCAACGTGGGTGACGACGCCAACTCCGTGGAACTGGGCACCCGTTTCCAGTCCGCGGTGAACGGCTACGTCACCGGCGTCACCTTCTACAAGGGCCCCGGCAACACCGGTACGCACACCGGCAGCCTGTGGTCCGCGTCCGGCACCCTGCTCGCCACCGGCACCTTCGGCAGCGAGACCGTGTCCGGCTGGCAGCAGCTGCAGTTCGCCACGCCGGTACAGATCACGGCGGGCACCACGTACGTGGCCTCCTACCACGCGCCGAACGGCAACTACTCGGTGGACGGCGGCTACTTCGCCGGCGCGCACCGCTCCTATCCGCTGGTGGCCCCGGCCGACACGGCCGGCAGCGCCAACGGGCTCTACAGGTACGGGGCGGCCACCGCCTTCCCGACGAACACCTTCGGCTCGGTGAACTACTGGGTCGGCCCGATCTTCACCACCACCGCGCCGGCCGCCGCGCAGTCCGGGCTGTCCACGGAGGTGAGCGGGCAGTGA
- a CDS encoding Wzz/FepE/Etk N-terminal domain-containing protein, with amino-acid sequence MSPGELIRALRRRWYVLVVAAVLAAAGAVQVLHPTQTYLSTAIVVLKPPVTDNQPNQLANLQPPLAAVSYAAIQQLDSPEGAEELRVAGVRGTYRLIPRNSGTSVTPRYLIPSLQIQAEQAEPAAADTAVRKIIEIYTKHLTDMQTQQGVPDSARMSVTLLVPPTAAVQTGNKSRGLAGAALLGGVGGVVVALWTDRLLTRRSRRRQRHEAAADAGPVVRAEEPERAALAGATR; translated from the coding sequence GTGTCGCCTGGTGAGTTGATCCGTGCGCTGCGTCGGCGCTGGTACGTCCTGGTCGTGGCGGCGGTGCTCGCGGCCGCCGGAGCCGTGCAAGTGCTGCACCCCACACAGACGTACCTGAGTACGGCGATCGTCGTGCTCAAGCCGCCGGTGACGGACAACCAGCCCAACCAGCTGGCCAATCTGCAACCGCCGCTCGCCGCCGTCTCCTACGCCGCGATCCAGCAGCTGGACTCGCCCGAAGGGGCCGAGGAGCTGCGCGTCGCGGGCGTGCGCGGCACGTACCGGCTGATCCCGCGGAACAGCGGGACCAGCGTCACCCCCCGCTATCTGATCCCCTCGCTCCAGATCCAGGCCGAGCAGGCCGAACCGGCCGCCGCCGACACGGCGGTCCGGAAGATCATCGAGATCTACACGAAGCACCTGACGGACATGCAGACGCAGCAGGGGGTCCCGGACTCCGCGCGGATGAGCGTGACGCTCCTGGTGCCGCCCACCGCGGCGGTGCAGACCGGCAACAAGAGCCGGGGCCTCGCCGGGGCGGCCCTGCTGGGCGGGGTCGGCGGTGTGGTGGTGGCCCTGTGGACCGACCGGCTCCTGACACGCCGGAGCCGGCGCCGGCAGCGGCACGAGGCCGCCGCCGACGCCGGTCCGGTGGTCCGGGCCGAGGAGCCCGAGCGGGCCGCCCTCGCCGGGGCGACCCGCTGA
- a CDS encoding oligosaccharide flippase family protein: MTGPAADTASTTPAAAPSLGRKVGSAAKWSLINTVVMRLGNFATGIVLARFFLGPEAWGVYGIAQTVLLVLLSANELGVSLAIVRWEGDPRRFAPTVLTLSAASSCLLYAVLFAVAPAVAGVLGSPEASGVLRVMCLCVVLDGLSQVPAGFLTREFAQGRRMAVDGLNFVLSTAVTLLLAVDGWGAMSFAWGSVVGNVAALIGCCLAAPGTLKFGWDREQARALLKFGLPLAGASMLALGVVNVDTMVVGSALDPLALGFYVLAFNISGWPVRIISEAARRVSFAGFSRLADTPQALAAGFARALGVVMAGTVPICVLLAALAAPVVELVYGERWLPAARALPWLMALGMVRIGCELAYDCLVAIGRRSSLIGVQALWLVILIPALVIGARTGGIVGVAQGHVLVAGAVVVPVFLLALHRGGIRVGTLARACAWPLLGGVVMAAVLLLLERYLGDSVLALLATGAAGALCYVLCVLPGRALLKG, encoded by the coding sequence GTGACCGGCCCCGCGGCGGACACCGCGAGCACCACCCCGGCGGCGGCACCCTCGCTGGGGCGCAAGGTCGGCTCCGCCGCCAAGTGGAGCCTGATCAACACCGTGGTCATGCGCCTCGGCAACTTCGCCACCGGCATCGTCCTGGCCCGCTTCTTCCTCGGCCCCGAGGCCTGGGGCGTGTACGGGATCGCCCAGACGGTCCTGCTGGTCCTCCTCTCCGCCAACGAACTCGGCGTCTCGCTGGCGATCGTGCGCTGGGAGGGCGACCCCCGCCGCTTCGCCCCGACCGTCCTCACCCTCAGCGCCGCCTCCAGCTGCCTGCTGTACGCCGTACTGTTCGCGGTCGCCCCCGCGGTGGCCGGGGTGCTCGGATCGCCCGAGGCCTCCGGCGTCCTGCGGGTGATGTGCCTGTGCGTGGTCCTCGACGGACTCTCCCAGGTTCCCGCCGGCTTCCTCACCCGGGAGTTCGCGCAGGGCCGGCGGATGGCCGTCGACGGGCTCAACTTCGTCCTCAGCACCGCGGTGACCCTGCTCCTCGCCGTCGACGGCTGGGGCGCCATGAGCTTCGCCTGGGGCTCCGTCGTGGGCAACGTGGCCGCGCTCATCGGCTGCTGCCTCGCCGCGCCCGGCACCCTGAAGTTCGGCTGGGACCGGGAACAGGCCCGGGCCCTGCTGAAGTTCGGACTGCCGCTCGCCGGGGCCAGCATGCTCGCCCTCGGCGTGGTCAACGTGGACACCATGGTGGTGGGCTCGGCCCTGGACCCCCTCGCCCTGGGCTTCTACGTGCTCGCCTTCAACATCTCCGGCTGGCCCGTGCGCATCATCTCCGAAGCGGCCCGCCGCGTCTCCTTCGCGGGCTTCTCCCGGCTCGCCGACACGCCGCAGGCACTGGCCGCCGGATTCGCCCGCGCCCTCGGCGTCGTGATGGCCGGCACCGTCCCGATCTGCGTCCTGCTCGCCGCGCTCGCCGCCCCCGTCGTGGAGCTCGTCTACGGCGAACGCTGGCTGCCGGCCGCCCGGGCCCTGCCCTGGCTGATGGCACTCGGCATGGTCCGCATCGGCTGCGAACTCGCCTACGACTGCCTGGTGGCCATCGGCCGGCGCAGCTCGCTCATCGGCGTCCAGGCACTCTGGCTGGTCATCCTGATCCCGGCCCTCGTGATCGGCGCCCGCACCGGCGGGATCGTCGGAGTGGCCCAGGGCCACGTCCTGGTCGCCGGGGCCGTCGTGGTCCCGGTGTTCCTCCTCGCCCTGCACCGCGGGGGCATCCGCGTGGGCACCCTCGCCCGCGCCTGTGCCTGGCCGCTGCTCGGCGGCGTGGTGATGGCCGCCGTACTCCTCCTCCTGGAGCGGTACCTGGGCGACAGCGTGCTCGCGCTGCTGGCGACCGGAGCCGCCGGCGCCCTGTGCTACGTCCTGTGCGTCCTGCCCGGCCGCGCCTTACTCAAAGGGTAG
- a CDS encoding glycosyltransferase family 2 protein, whose product MMRRIARAPWEQLKRTFGWLVLFEARNKVLLAPSAVRLRRFEDAETRRLAAGLGEPPAALVATVVPTHRRPEALRAAVRSALGQTVTDQVVIVVDDGAGLPELPDDPRLFAVSLARNTATAGVVRNVGIRLTRSRYVAFLDDDNLWEPDHLEQALATLEAPDGPDAVYTALRRVLPDGTDRDVLSVPFDRRRAAHEAFLDTNAFVARRNRSLYFSRLRRTPEVLPREDWELIRRYGRRHEVRHLPRATVRYLVNPDSFWTSWDEAAG is encoded by the coding sequence ATGATGCGCCGGATCGCGCGCGCCCCCTGGGAACAGCTCAAACGGACCTTCGGCTGGCTGGTGCTCTTCGAAGCCAGGAACAAGGTCCTGCTGGCCCCCTCCGCCGTGCGGCTGCGACGCTTCGAGGACGCCGAGACCCGGCGCCTGGCCGCCGGCCTGGGCGAGCCCCCGGCCGCCCTGGTCGCCACCGTCGTCCCCACCCACCGGCGGCCCGAGGCACTGCGCGCGGCGGTCCGCTCCGCGCTCGGCCAGACGGTCACCGACCAGGTCGTCATCGTCGTCGACGACGGCGCGGGCCTGCCCGAACTCCCCGACGACCCTCGGCTGTTCGCGGTCTCCCTGGCCCGCAACACGGCGACCGCCGGAGTCGTGCGCAACGTGGGCATCCGGCTGACCCGATCGCGCTACGTGGCCTTCCTCGACGACGACAACCTCTGGGAGCCCGACCACCTGGAGCAGGCCCTGGCCACGCTGGAGGCACCCGACGGGCCCGACGCCGTCTACACCGCACTGCGCAGGGTGCTGCCCGACGGCACCGACCGGGACGTCCTCTCGGTGCCCTTCGACCGCCGCCGCGCCGCCCACGAGGCCTTCCTGGACACCAACGCCTTCGTGGCGCGGCGCAACCGGTCCCTGTACTTCAGCCGGCTGCGCCGCACCCCCGAGGTGCTGCCCCGCGAGGACTGGGAGCTGATCCGCCGCTACGGCCGCCGCCACGAGGTACGCCACCTGCCCCGGGCGACCGTCCGCTACCTGGTCAACCCGGACAGCTTCTGGACCAGCTGGGACGAAGCGGCAGGCTAG
- a CDS encoding glycosyltransferase, translating to MSTVSVVIPCYKYGHFLADCVKSVLDEQEGVDVRVLIIDDASPDDSAEVARALAAADPRIEVRVHESNKGHIATYNEGLLEWADGDYVALLSADDRLVPGALVRAAALLDAHPEAGFCYGRPLRFRHGGPLPAARTRSTGSVVYPGRWWLDRRFREGTGCITSPEVVVRTSLQRKVGGYDPELPHAGDIEMWMRLAAHADVGYIRGADQAFYRVHGNNMSTTDFGGQLDDLRQRLVAFDSVLDKCSGLLPGSDRLALAARTRLARYALRRAYRAYDRGRTAVVPVDELVEFAAECLPGEYTKLGEYRALLRRRRIGARTMPYLQPLVLSAVADRGREWLWWRSWKRRGI from the coding sequence GTGAGCACGGTCAGCGTGGTGATCCCCTGCTACAAGTACGGCCACTTCCTGGCGGACTGCGTCAAGAGCGTGCTGGACGAGCAGGAGGGCGTCGACGTACGGGTGCTGATCATCGACGACGCCTCGCCCGACGACTCCGCGGAGGTCGCCCGCGCGCTGGCGGCCGCCGACCCGCGGATCGAGGTACGGGTCCACGAGAGCAACAAGGGCCACATCGCCACCTACAACGAGGGCCTGCTGGAGTGGGCCGACGGGGACTACGTCGCCCTGCTGTCGGCGGACGACCGGCTGGTCCCCGGGGCCCTGGTGCGCGCGGCGGCCCTGCTCGACGCACATCCGGAGGCGGGCTTCTGCTACGGCAGGCCGCTGCGCTTCCGGCACGGCGGCCCGCTGCCCGCGGCCCGCACCCGCAGCACCGGATCGGTCGTCTACCCCGGACGGTGGTGGCTGGACCGGCGGTTCCGGGAGGGCACCGGGTGCATCACCTCACCCGAGGTGGTGGTCCGCACCAGTCTCCAGCGCAAGGTCGGGGGCTACGATCCGGAGCTGCCGCACGCCGGCGACATCGAGATGTGGATGCGGCTCGCGGCGCACGCCGACGTGGGCTACATCCGCGGGGCCGACCAGGCCTTCTACCGGGTCCACGGCAACAACATGTCCACCACGGACTTCGGCGGCCAGCTCGACGACCTGCGCCAGCGCCTCGTCGCCTTCGACTCGGTGCTCGACAAGTGCTCCGGGCTGCTGCCGGGGTCCGACCGGCTGGCGCTGGCGGCGCGCACCCGGCTCGCCCGGTACGCGCTGCGGCGCGCCTACCGGGCGTACGACCGGGGACGCACCGCGGTGGTTCCGGTCGACGAGCTCGTGGAGTTCGCGGCCGAGTGCCTGCCCGGGGAGTACACGAAACTGGGCGAGTACCGGGCGCTGCTCAGGCGCCGGCGCATCGGGGCGCGCACCATGCCGTACCTCCAGCCGCTCGTGCTCTCGGCCGTGGCCGACCGGGGGCGCGAGTGGCTGTGGTGGCGGTCCTGGAAGCGTCGAGGGATTTGA